In Turicibacter sanguinis, a genomic segment contains:
- a CDS encoding beta-1,6-N-acetylglucosaminyltransferase has product MRNFRMAYLILAHKNSTQINMLIDALTHDKIDIFIHLDLKSTIKDEIRQCENIYFVENRTDVEWGTVSQVYAMLNSLQVIYNTNKKYDYIHLISGQDFPLNKAEDIITFFYLNNGKQFLNMWEASGFWYSRVAVYYPKILLINNSIVKIIRGIYSRIIMLIPILHRNYKFLGDLYIGSQWFSITGECLTYILDYVENNPQVLEFYKNSLCPDELIINTIVANSPFKKDIINDNLRYIDWSEGKDSPKILTKDDLDKILGSRKLFGRKFDISKDREVIEYLLKYRKED; this is encoded by the coding sequence ATGAGAAATTTTAGAATGGCTTATTTGATTCTTGCTCACAAAAACAGTACTCAAATTAATATGTTAATAGATGCGTTAACACACGATAAGATAGATATATTTATTCATTTAGATTTAAAATCTACTATTAAAGATGAGATTCGACAATGTGAAAATATTTATTTTGTTGAAAATAGAACAGATGTAGAATGGGGAACTGTAAGTCAAGTATATGCAATGTTAAATTCATTGCAGGTTATATACAACACTAATAAGAAGTATGACTATATTCATTTAATTAGTGGTCAAGATTTTCCCTTAAATAAGGCAGAAGATATTATAACTTTCTTCTACCTTAATAATGGAAAGCAATTTTTAAATATGTGGGAAGCAAGTGGTTTTTGGTATTCACGAGTGGCGGTATACTATCCAAAAATCCTGTTAATAAATAATAGTATTGTAAAAATTATTAGAGGTATCTACTCTCGAATAATAATGCTAATACCAATTTTACATCGGAATTATAAGTTTTTAGGGGATTTATATATAGGTTCCCAGTGGTTTTCAATTACAGGAGAATGTTTGACATATATACTAGATTATGTAGAAAATAATCCACAAGTTCTTGAATTTTATAAAAATTCCTTATGTCCAGATGAATTAATAATTAATACTATTGTAGCAAATTCTCCTTTTAAAAAAGATATTATAAATGATAATTTGAGATATATAGATTGGAGTGAAGGAAAGGACTCTCCTAAGATTTTAACAAAAGATGATTTAGATAAAATCTTAGGTAGTAGAAAGCTTTTTGGTCGTAAATTTGATATATCTAAAGATAGAGAAGTAATTGAATATTTATTAAAATATCGTAAGGAAGATTAA
- a CDS encoding DUF1919 domain-containing protein has translation MNILKIFKKNSPKLYNNNFTIVSNNCWGGFIYKRFKLQYNSPFIGLFIFAPDYIYLLKNFNNIINNDIRPVQPQESRYYEQLKKYRILDKYPIGKLDDNVEIHFLHYKTFNEAKEKWDRRVKRINFQNLLIKYSDKDLSNDDLINEFDKLDFEYKIAFCAKEFPKLKSVIYVEKYKNKGYVENEWKYYDKYIDIISILNSMI, from the coding sequence ATGAATATTTTGAAAATTTTTAAAAAGAATTCTCCGAAATTATATAATAATAATTTCACGATTGTTAGTAATAATTGTTGGGGAGGTTTTATATATAAAAGATTTAAATTACAATATAATTCTCCCTTTATAGGTCTATTTATCTTTGCTCCAGATTATATTTATCTATTAAAAAATTTTAATAATATTATAAATAATGATATTAGGCCTGTACAACCTCAAGAATCTAGATATTATGAGCAGCTAAAAAAGTATAGGATTTTAGATAAATATCCTATTGGAAAGTTGGATGATAATGTTGAAATACATTTTCTACATTATAAAACATTTAATGAAGCCAAGGAAAAGTGGGATAGAAGAGTAAAAAGAATAAATTTTCAAAACTTGTTAATAAAATACAGCGATAAGGATTTATCTAATGACGATTTAATAAATGAATTTGATAAACTTGATTTTGAGTATAAAATAGCTTTTTGTGCAAAAGAATTTCCTAAACTAAAATCAGTGATTTATGTAGAAAAATATAAAAATAAAGGATATGTAGAAAATGAATGGAAATATTATGACAAATATATAGATATTATTTCTATTCTGAATTCAATGATTTAG
- a CDS encoding glycosyltransferase family 2 protein: MKTLIIIPAYNEEKNIERVVNMLIENYPQYDYVVVNDCSKDNTRAVCIKNNYNLIDLPVNLGLSGAVQAGYKYAYKHGYDVAIQYDGDGQHRPEYIDKLIVAIKNGADIAIGSRFVTEPKPLSMRMIGSRLISFMIKMVTGIEIKDPTSGMRAIDSKLIKEFAFNMNYPPEPDTIAYQIKKGATIKEVQVEMDERIEGESYLNWANSIRYMARMLISIVFVQNFRGR; this comes from the coding sequence ATGAAAACTTTAATTATTATACCTGCTTATAATGAAGAGAAGAATATTGAACGGGTAGTAAATATGTTGATAGAAAACTATCCACAGTATGATTATGTGGTAGTTAACGATTGTTCTAAAGATAATACTAGAGCTGTATGTATAAAAAATAATTATAATTTAATTGATCTACCAGTTAATTTGGGGTTATCGGGAGCTGTTCAGGCAGGATATAAATATGCATATAAGCATGGGTATGATGTAGCAATTCAATACGATGGGGACGGACAACATAGACCAGAGTATATTGACAAGTTAATTGTAGCTATTAAAAATGGAGCCGATATTGCTATTGGTTCGAGATTTGTTACTGAACCAAAACCTCTATCGATGAGGATGATTGGATCAAGATTAATCTCATTTATGATTAAGATGGTTACGGGGATTGAGATTAAAGATCCTACAAGTGGTATGAGAGCAATTGATAGTAAGTTAATTAAAGAATTTGCTTTTAATATGAATTATCCTCCAGAACCTGATACAATTGCATATCAGATTAAAAAAGGTGCTACGATTAAAGAAGTACAAGTTGAGATGGATGAAAGAATAGAAGGAGAAAGTTATTTAAACTGGGCAAATAGTATAAGATATATGGCTAGAATGCTAATTAGTATTGTATTTGTACAGAATTTTAGAGGTAGGTAG
- a CDS encoding DUF2304 domain-containing protein translates to MFNEQFLNIKLQIILMMGCFFTYWYILRKVKKSNVRIEDIIIWIIGVIILFIFSIVPAIPFSLANLLGFESTVNIIFFLVIFFLFIMTFLLTIRLSQTQEKLKELTHKIAIENSQVQKEMEDIQ, encoded by the coding sequence ATGTTTAATGAACAGTTTCTTAATATAAAATTACAGATAATATTAATGATGGGGTGTTTTTTTACTTATTGGTATATTCTTAGAAAAGTTAAAAAATCTAATGTTAGAATAGAAGATATTATAATTTGGATAATTGGAGTAATTATATTATTTATTTTTAGTATAGTACCAGCAATCCCTTTTTCTTTAGCTAATTTATTAGGGTTTGAGTCCACAGTAAATATTATTTTCTTTTTGGTTATTTTCTTTTTGTTTATAATGACGTTTTTATTAACGATCCGTTTAAGTCAAACTCAGGAAAAACTGAAGGAGTTAACTCATAAAATTGCAATTGAAAATTCTCAGGTACAAAAAGAAATGGAGGATATACAATGA
- the galE gene encoding UDP-glucose 4-epimerase GalE — MKVLVTGGAGYIGRTVVSALEENGHIPIILDSLVTGRLEYTEGKIFYKGDIADRDILAQIFKDHPEIKHCIHFAALIVVPDSVANPYEYYTENVAKSLDLFKNLNEFGCKNVIFSSSASVYDVVEGFKVTESAPLKPSSPYARTKFMMEMVLEDFCRAYGMHGIALRYFNPIGADPKLRSGAHVQFPSHVLAKLLEAASSEDALFNITGVNWPTRDGSGIRDYIHVWDLAMAHVKAVENFDQAFAKSENPEESYLVINIGTGNGVTVKELVSIFEGVLGRPVNKAETEARPGDVAGAYASCDRAKNLIGWEAQYSIEDGIRDAFRWDEIRETILNYENS; from the coding sequence ATGAAAGTATTAGTAACTGGAGGAGCTGGATACATTGGACGAACAGTTGTATCAGCACTTGAAGAAAATGGGCACATCCCAATTATTTTAGATTCATTAGTGACAGGGCGTCTTGAATATACGGAAGGAAAAATCTTCTATAAAGGAGATATCGCGGATCGTGATATTTTGGCGCAAATTTTTAAAGATCACCCAGAAATTAAACATTGTATTCACTTTGCAGCTTTAATTGTCGTGCCGGATTCGGTAGCTAATCCTTATGAATATTACACAGAAAATGTTGCAAAATCACTAGATTTATTTAAAAATTTAAATGAGTTTGGATGTAAAAATGTTATCTTCTCATCATCAGCATCAGTTTATGATGTAGTGGAAGGATTCAAAGTAACAGAATCAGCGCCATTAAAACCATCAAGCCCTTATGCGCGCACAAAATTTATGATGGAAATGGTGTTAGAAGACTTCTGTCGTGCGTATGGAATGCACGGAATTGCACTTCGTTACTTTAATCCAATCGGGGCAGATCCAAAATTACGTTCAGGAGCACATGTTCAATTTCCTTCACACGTGTTAGCGAAATTATTAGAAGCGGCATCAAGTGAAGACGCATTATTTAATATCACAGGTGTTAACTGGCCAACACGTGATGGATCAGGAATCCGTGACTATATCCATGTCTGGGATTTAGCGATGGCACACGTTAAAGCGGTTGAAAACTTTGATCAAGCATTCGCTAAATCAGAAAATCCAGAAGAATCATACTTAGTGATTAATATTGGAACAGGAAACGGGGTAACGGTTAAAGAACTAGTTTCAATTTTTGAAGGGGTCTTAGGCCGTCCTGTCAATAAGGCGGAAACAGAAGCACGCCCTGGAGATGTGGCAGGTGCTTATGCAAGCTGTGACCGTGCTAAAAACTTAATTGGTTGGGAAGCACAGTACTCAATTGAAGATGGAATTCGCGATGCCTTCCGTTGGGATGAAATCCGTGAAACAATTTTAAATTACGAGAATAGTTAG
- a CDS encoding acyltransferase family protein: MKTGKRNSNFELLRIIAMVMIVSLHTLGHGGGLNNTTVNSINFIFNHILESLSIVAVNIFILISGYFGIKSYSSVKSKISLLYKQMIFYSIIIGFIFIVFDKNLSSINIIQMLFPISTQLWWFMSLNIVLLILLVLV; this comes from the coding sequence ATGAAAACAGGAAAAAGAAACTCTAATTTTGAGCTTTTAAGGATAATAGCTATGGTAATGATAGTATCATTACATACTTTAGGCCATGGTGGTGGATTAAACAATACAACTGTAAATTCCATCAATTTTATATTTAATCATATACTTGAGTCACTTTCTATTGTAGCTGTTAACATATTTATTTTAATTAGTGGTTATTTTGGAATTAAATCGTATTCAAGTGTTAAAAGTAAAATTAGTCTATTATATAAACAAATGATTTTTTATTCTATTATAATTGGATTTATATTTATTGTTTTTGATAAAAATTTATCTAGTATTAATATAATTCAAATGTTATTCCCTATTTCAACACAATTGTGGTGGTTTATGTCATTAAATATTGTTTTATTAATCTTATTGGTGCTAGTATAG
- a CDS encoding IS3 family transposase (programmed frameshift): MKKYNSEFKSMIVELYKTGRSVKDLSREYGVSEVTIYKWIKQISPIASIDDTEITLEDIKRMKQEMLRLQEENEIFKKGYDHIREKVSQSELCHFIEQHREEYDIKQLCKVLYVPRSTYYQSKHQTESKWKYENEQLLKRIKEIYFESKRRYGAIKIHRQLIKEGLSVSLKRVQRLMKSAGLASIIQKKYTPYKQSKELVLERENILEQDFSTNSINQKWVSDITYIHVQEEGWCYLASVMDLHSKKIIGYHFSKQMTTDIIVKALKNAYFSQKPKGEIILHTDLGSQYTSQEFKDLTLDFNIIQSFSRKGCPYDNACIESFHATLKKEEVYQTTYVTFEQARIALFQYIEGWYNRKRMHGSINYLTPEECEQLARQVA; encoded by the exons ATGAAAAAATATAATTCTGAATTTAAATCAATGATTGTTGAACTTTATAAAACTGGGCGTTCAGTTAAAGATCTAAGTCGTGAATATGGTGTTTCAGAAGTAACAATTTACAAATGGATTAAACAGATTTCTCCAATTGCCTCAATAGATGATACAGAGATTACCCTAGAGGACATTAAACGTATGAAGCAAGAAATGTTACGTTTACAAGAGGAGAATGAGATTT TTAAAAAAGGCTATGACCATATTCGCGAGAAGGTAAGCCAATCTGAATTATGTCACTTTATCGAGCAACACCGAGAAGAATACGATATTAAACAACTTTGTAAGGTGTTATATGTTCCAAGAAGTACCTATTATCAATCTAAGCATCAAACGGAATCTAAATGGAAGTACGAGAACGAACAATTGCTTAAACGTATTAAGGAAATTTATTTTGAAAGTAAGCGTCGATATGGTGCTATTAAGATACACCGTCAGTTGATTAAAGAAGGATTATCTGTTAGCTTAAAGCGTGTCCAACGATTAATGAAATCAGCAGGCTTAGCTTCTATTATTCAAAAGAAATATACCCCTTATAAGCAATCTAAAGAACTTGTTTTAGAACGTGAAAACATTCTAGAACAGGATTTTTCGACCAACTCAATTAACCAAAAATGGGTATCGGATATTACTTATATTCACGTTCAAGAAGAAGGTTGGTGCTACCTAGCATCAGTCATGGATTTACATTCTAAAAAAATTATTGGTTATCACTTTTCTAAACAAATGACAACGGATATTATCGTCAAAGCTTTAAAGAATGCTTATTTTTCTCAAAAACCTAAAGGTGAGATTATTCTCCATACTGATTTAGGATCGCAGTATACCAGCCAAGAGTTTAAAGACTTAACTTTAGACTTTAACATCATCCAGTCTTTTAGTCGTAAAGGATGTCCTTACGATAATGCTTGTATCGAATCTTTCCATGCCACTCTAAAGAAAGAAGAAGTGTATCAAACAACATATGTTACATTTGAACAGGCTAGAATCGCTTTGTTTCAATATATAGAGGGCTGGTACAATCGAAAACGAATGCATGGATCGATTAATTATTTAACACCTGAAGAATGTGAGCAACTTGCTCGACAAGTGGCTTAA
- a CDS encoding acyltransferase family protein: MNKFILNLTIEEFKKLLKILILIFVIWPSILGIFTPVDISGGYSLYQFVFMYMVGAYIRVKYENEKFSCINSFVIYLLTSLTLATMNIVVSKIVGYNFGVYAYNFILIFISSISLFLTFKDFNLKYNKIINNIATLTLGVYLIHDHPLVRSWIYQFFNIANSINTRYYIIKIVLIVSIIFISCCLIEVIRKKIFSYFKKI, translated from the coding sequence ATTAATAAATTTATTCTTAATTTAACGATAGAAGAATTTAAAAAATTATTAAAAATATTAATTTTAATATTTGTTATATGGCCATCTATATTAGGTATATTTACACCAGTTGATATATCAGGTGGGTATAGTCTTTATCAATTTGTTTTTATGTATATGGTAGGAGCATACATACGTGTTAAATATGAAAACGAAAAATTTTCTTGTATAAATAGTTTTGTAATTTATTTATTGACTTCACTAACTCTAGCCACAATGAATATAGTTGTTTCTAAAATTGTAGGCTACAATTTTGGAGTATACGCATATAATTTTATTTTAATATTTATCTCATCTATCTCCTTATTTTTAACATTTAAAGATTTTAATTTAAAATATAATAAAATAATTAACAATATTGCTACTTTAACTCTTGGGGTATATTTAATTCATGATCACCCACTAGTTAGAAGTTGGATTTATCAGTTTTTCAATATAGCTAATTCAATTAATACACGTTATTACATTATAAAGATTGTGTTAATAGTTAGTATTATTTTTATAAGCTGTTGTTTGATAGAAGTAATTCGAAAAAAAATATTTTCTTATTTTAAAAAAATATAA
- a CDS encoding IS3 family transposase produces the protein MENFFGILKQEMYYGKTFKTYKKSKEAIENYIYYCNHKRIKRKLAGMSPVKYQIHTSHLAA, from the coding sequence ATGGAAAACTTCTTTGGAATCCTTAAACAAGAAATGTACTATGGAAAGACATTTAAAACCTATAAGAAGTCAAAAGAAGCAATTGAAAACTATATATACTACTGTAATCATAAACGAATTAAAAGAAAATTGGCTGGTATGAGTCCAGTCAAATACCAAATTCATACCAGCCACTTAGCTGCATAA
- a CDS encoding helix-turn-helix domain-containing protein → MTKYSPEFKLNVLNYMKTTGASYSQTAIHFGISNIRTIMNWNAKVLKDGIEALFILKGRPQNNITKLNSTIETKDLTREQQLE, encoded by the coding sequence ATGACTAAATATAGTCCAGAATTTAAATTAAATGTATTAAACTATATGAAAACAACAGGTGCTTCATATAGTCAAACTGCTATTCATTTTGGAATATCAAATATAAGAACGATTATGAATTGGAATGCAAAAGTTTTAAAGGACGGTATTGAGGCTTTATTTATATTAAAAGGAAGGCCTCAAAATAATATAACAAAATTAAACTCAACTATAGAAACAAAAGATTTAACACGAGAACAACAATTAGAATAA
- a CDS encoding IS110 family transposase, which produces MEHSQNEIQNLLELIKDYPKEQVRFIMEATGIYHLGLVNELQKQGYFVHVANPLLIKKYFDAEIRKGKTDRKDALKISRYGTEKWWLLQEHSKADQIYQDLQFLSREYNSFMASKIKLKVQLSNLIELSFPGLEKILKGHYFGLLLDFYEL; this is translated from the coding sequence ATTGAACATTCACAAAATGAAATTCAGAACTTGCTTGAGTTAATTAAAGATTATCCTAAAGAACAAGTTCGATTCATTATGGAGGCGACTGGCATCTATCATTTAGGATTAGTCAACGAGCTTCAAAAACAGGGTTATTTTGTACATGTTGCAAATCCCTTATTGATAAAAAAATATTTTGATGCTGAAATTCGAAAAGGAAAAACAGATCGAAAAGATGCGCTAAAAATTTCTCGTTATGGAACAGAAAAGTGGTGGCTTTTACAGGAGCATTCAAAGGCTGATCAGATCTATCAAGATTTACAGTTTTTATCGAGAGAATATAATTCATTTATGGCGAGTAAGATTAAATTAAAAGTTCAGTTATCTAATTTAATAGAACTTAGTTTTCCAGGACTTGAGAAAATTCTAAAAGGTCATTATTTTGGGCTATTATTAGATTTCTATGAGTTATAA
- a CDS encoding transposase produces MAIKKGHRKGAQIAQKVYRLAHECVTFEPSQKVAALSVKHCVSLLRSTEQATDSIITQMDELTKELPEYEIIKKMKGVGDKLAPRLIAEIGDVRRFKNSKSLIAYAGIDAPPYQSGQFEAMNRHISKRGSRSLRKCGYEVMMAVKSSKPKEDNAVYEDMLKKEAEGKNKKLVKIAGLNKFLRIYYARVIEVYRA; encoded by the coding sequence ATGGCCATAAAAAAAGGACACCGTAAAGGGGCCCAGATCGCACAGAAAGTCTATCGACTTGCTCATGAGTGCGTCACGTTTGAACCGAGTCAAAAGGTTGCAGCCCTCTCGGTTAAACACTGCGTCAGTCTACTTCGTTCAACAGAACAAGCGACTGACAGTATTATAACACAAATGGATGAGTTAACGAAAGAACTTCCTGAATACGAAATCATTAAAAAAATGAAAGGTGTCGGCGATAAGTTAGCACCACGTTTAATCGCAGAAATAGGTGATGTGAGACGATTTAAAAATTCAAAAAGTTTAATTGCTTATGCAGGGATTGATGCACCACCTTATCAATCAGGACAATTCGAAGCAATGAATCGCCACATCTCTAAACGAGGTTCGAGAAGTTTGAGGAAGTGTGGTTATGAAGTGATGATGGCTGTAAAATCATCGAAACCAAAAGAAGATAATGCCGTTTATGAAGATATGCTCAAAAAAGAAGCAGAAGGTAAAAATAAGAAGTTAGTAAAGATTGCAGGACTGAATAAATTTTTAAGAATTTATTACGCTCGAGTCATAGAAGTCTATCGGGCGTAG
- a CDS encoding DDE-type integrase/transposase/recombinase, whose protein sequence is MIQKKYPPYKQAKEFGLQRHNILEQDCSTTSINQKWVSDITYIYVHKEGWCYLASVMDLHSKKIIGYHFSKQMTKDLIVQGLKNAYFSQRPKDKVILHTDLGTQYTNQDFKNLTFLCPKYLPRSTLLRFYIFIVNYFKVIYNDGRKIETTNTIKILSKPFITFSYKSNLAEVINHTQTIIIEDELLNLTFILLTKQYLFSCNKNLLT, encoded by the coding sequence ATTATTCAAAAGAAATATCCCCCGTATAAACAAGCTAAGGAATTTGGTTTACAACGTCATAACATTCTAGAACAGGATTGTTCGACGACTTCAATTAATCAAAAATGGGTATCCGATATTACTTATATTTACGTCCACAAAGAAGGTTGGTGCTACTTAGCTTCAGTAATGGATTTACATTCAAAGAAAATTATTGGTTATCATTTTTCTAAGCAAATGACAAAAGACCTTATTGTTCAAGGTTTAAAGAATGCTTATTTTTCTCAAAGACCCAAAGACAAGGTTATACTTCATACTGATTTAGGGACACAGTATACCAACCAAGACTTTAAAAACTTAACTTTTTTGTGTCCAAAATATTTACCTAGATCCACTTTACTAAGATTTTATATATTTATAGTAAATTACTTTAAAGTAATTTATAATGATGGCAGGAAAATAGAGACGACGAACACTATCAAAATTTTATCAAAACCATTTATAACATTCTCTTATAAATCTAATTTGGCAGAAGTTATTAATCATACTCAAACTATTATTATAGAAGATGAGCTTCTTAATTTAACATTTATATTACTGACTAAGCAATACCTTTTTTCATGTAACAAAAACTTGCTAACATAA
- a CDS encoding IS3 family transposase codes for MKKIYFESSRRYGPIRVHRQLIKEGFSVSLKRVQRLMK; via the coding sequence ATTAAGAAGATTTATTTTGAAAGTAGCCGTCGATATGGTCCTATTAGAGTACACCGTCAATTGATTAAAGAAGGATTCTCTGTTAGCTTGAAACGTGTTCAGAGATTAATGAAATAA
- a CDS encoding transposase translates to MKKYNAEFKSMVVELYKTGRRVLELSREYGLSEVTIYKWIKQISPITSIDETGITLE, encoded by the coding sequence ATGAAAAAATATAATGCTGAATTTAAATCTATGGTTGTTGAACTTTATAAAACTGGACGGAGAGTCTTAGAACTTAGTCGTGAATATGGTTTATCAGAGGTCACTATCTATAAATGGATTAAACAAATTTCTCCTATTACCTCAATAGATGAGACTGGCATCACACTTGAGTAG
- a CDS encoding VanZ family protein, translated as MKRDKLKKLLLVFVGIILVFSVMRLIFNLSAQSGSQSGSLSNSLYLFLRRFEFLGQLLHYWDQLVIKVLYMLNLEELYPLLFSTYSNWNVIIRKWAHFGIYMSLGIASMGVFTYAFNFYKAFIITLYVGAFFSFTDEVHQLFVDGRSGQISDFGIDVLGLVTGITFCLGIYMMVCFFRFIRILIHNYREKSLKNNNEFALEKHFTLDDFETP; from the coding sequence ATGAAAAGAGACAAATTAAAAAAGTTGTTACTTGTATTCGTTGGAATCATTTTAGTTTTTAGCGTAATGCGCTTAATCTTCAATTTATCAGCTCAAAGTGGATCTCAATCAGGCTCATTATCAAATAGCCTCTATTTATTTTTAAGGAGATTTGAATTTTTAGGTCAATTACTTCATTATTGGGATCAACTTGTTATCAAAGTTTTATATATGTTGAATCTAGAAGAGTTATATCCCCTTTTATTTTCAACCTATAGTAATTGGAATGTCATTATTCGAAAATGGGCCCACTTTGGAATTTATATGAGTCTTGGGATTGCTTCTATGGGAGTCTTCACTTATGCATTTAACTTCTATAAAGCATTTATCATTACTCTTTATGTAGGAGCATTTTTCTCCTTCACAGATGAAGTTCACCAATTATTTGTAGATGGACGTTCAGGGCAAATTAGTGACTTTGGAATAGATGTTTTAGGATTAGTCACAGGAATCACGTTTTGTCTAGGAATCTATATGATGGTGTGTTTTTTTAGATTTATTAGAATCCTCATTCATAACTATAGAGAAAAATCTCTGAAAAATAACAATGAATTCGCTTTAGAAAAACATTTTACTTTGGATGATTTTGAAACACCTTAA